The Agrobacterium vitis region CCTTGATGGCAAGCTTTTTCTTCTTCATCCGCTGGATCCGCAAGGCATCGCAGCCGACCTGAACCATGGCGTTGATCGCAGCATCATAATCCTCGTGTTCCTGACGAAGGCGTGCGAGTTGAAGCCTTGTATCCGCGTGGTCCTGATCCGGCATCCGTCTGTCCCCATCTTGTCGCTGGCTGCATCTATTTCTGATGCATGGTGGAATGGCGCAAGCTCCTATCACCAAACGTCGGTAACGGGAAGTTAGCCCTTTCGCATAATTTCATCGGCAGCGGCTGTGTCTTTCAGTCCATCAATTTTCTTTGCGTTTAGAGAGGCCTAACGCATGGGAGTGACCCGAGATGGGAAGCGTCGCCTGTGCCAACATGAAATTGCCCTCATAAATTCAGGTTTTCGCCTTAGACATCGGCAAGCGATCGTGTCACACTGCTGTCGCAAACCAAGAAGCTCCAGCGATGGATGCTGGAGGTTGAAAAGGAAGGATAGAATCAAATGACCATTCAGGCTCATATTGAATCGCTTGCCAAGAAGCATGGAGTTTTGGAGG contains the following coding sequences:
- a CDS encoding YdcH family protein translates to MPDQDHADTRLQLARLRQEHEDYDAAINAMVQVGCDALRIQRMKKKKLAIKDRLTKLEDQLIPDIIA